A single genomic interval of Bradyrhizobium sp. sBnM-33 harbors:
- a CDS encoding sterol desaturase family protein — MNLPIEVVEMLGQTMAKVVPVTIALALVFSLLSHFWACNPGKPWWRKRELVTDICYWFLVPLFARVFRIGLLVLGAALLFGIHDADELIAFYDNGHGPLSRMPLWLQAVLFLVAADFMMYWLHRMFHGGGFWKYHAIHHSSEDVDWISAARFHPVNLLLGTIGVDVALLIAGISPGVMLWLGPFNIFHSAFVHANLNWTLGPFKYVVATPVFHRWHHTSREEGGDTNFAGTFPLWDILFGTFRMPPDRLPEQYGVDDQSSFPREIIGQLAYPFRK, encoded by the coding sequence ATGAACCTGCCGATCGAAGTCGTGGAAATGCTGGGCCAGACCATGGCCAAGGTGGTGCCGGTCACGATCGCGCTGGCCCTCGTGTTCTCGCTGCTTTCGCATTTCTGGGCCTGCAATCCCGGCAAGCCGTGGTGGCGCAAGCGCGAACTCGTCACCGACATCTGCTACTGGTTCCTGGTGCCGCTATTCGCGCGCGTATTCCGCATCGGACTATTGGTGCTGGGCGCCGCTTTGCTGTTTGGAATTCACGATGCCGACGAGCTGATCGCCTTCTACGACAACGGCCACGGCCCATTGTCGAGGATGCCGTTGTGGCTGCAGGCGGTCCTGTTTCTGGTCGCTGCCGACTTCATGATGTACTGGCTGCACCGCATGTTCCACGGCGGCGGATTCTGGAAATACCACGCCATTCATCATTCGTCGGAAGATGTGGACTGGATCTCGGCGGCACGCTTTCACCCCGTCAACCTGCTGTTAGGTACCATCGGGGTCGACGTCGCGCTGCTGATCGCCGGAATTTCGCCGGGCGTGATGCTGTGGCTCGGGCCGTTCAACATCTTCCATTCGGCGTTCGTTCACGCCAATCTCAACTGGACGCTGGGGCCGTTCAAATACGTCGTGGCGACGCCGGTGTTTCACCGCTGGCACCACACCTCGCGCGAGGAGGGCGGGGACACCAACTTCGCCGGCACGTTTCCGCTCTGGGACATCCTGTTCGGGACCTTCCGAATGCCGCCGGATCGCCTGCCGGAGCAGTACGGCGTGGACGATCAGTCCTCGTTCCCGCGCGAAATCATTGGGCAACTGGCTTACCCATTCCGCAAATAG
- a CDS encoding pilus assembly protein N-terminal domain-containing protein has product MSFKFPRIRARARFGLRFLAAGMLLWPALGLASPDPDRIAVYVDQAKLVKLPAKVSTIVVGNPLIADVTLQSGGIVVVTGKGYGATNFIAMDRNGEVLVDRQIQVEGPTDQLVTVYRGVERESYSCMPICQRRVTLGDGDGYFKTAIDQAGSLSSQAAGSAGSK; this is encoded by the coding sequence ATGTCGTTCAAGTTCCCGCGTATTCGCGCACGCGCGCGTTTTGGATTGCGTTTCCTCGCTGCAGGAATGCTGTTGTGGCCGGCCCTCGGTCTGGCCTCGCCCGATCCCGACCGAATAGCCGTCTATGTCGATCAGGCGAAGCTTGTGAAGCTTCCCGCCAAGGTCTCCACCATCGTGGTCGGAAACCCGCTGATTGCAGACGTTACGCTGCAGAGCGGCGGCATCGTCGTCGTCACCGGCAAGGGCTACGGCGCGACCAATTTCATCGCCATGGACCGCAACGGCGAGGTGCTGGTGGACCGCCAGATCCAGGTCGAAGGCCCGACCGATCAACTCGTCACCGTCTACCGCGGCGTCGAACGCGAATCCTATAGCTGCATGCCGATCTGCCAGCGCCGCGTCACCCTTGGTGACGGCGACGGCTACTTCAAGACTGCAATCGATCAGGCCGGCTCGCTCTCCAGCCAGGCCGCCGGGTCCGCGGGCAGCAAATGA
- a CDS encoding TadE/TadG family type IV pilus assembly protein, which produces MPPSTASKTNILRRFGRNRRGSAAVEFALVAPIFLAVLFAIIELALVFFASQILETVTQDSARLVMTGQAQNAKYTKEQFKDIVCARLVTMFDCANGVSIDVRSYPAFAGVNIAEPIDSAKVFIDDTKYCPGKADDVVVVRLFYPWPVFVTGLGFDLKNLANGKRLLTATAAFQNEPFPTPGATCS; this is translated from the coding sequence ATGCCGCCTTCCACAGCTTCCAAGACAAACATCCTGCGCAGGTTTGGTCGCAATCGAAGGGGCTCGGCCGCTGTCGAGTTTGCGCTGGTTGCGCCGATATTCTTAGCCGTTCTGTTCGCGATCATCGAACTGGCACTGGTGTTCTTTGCCAGCCAGATCCTCGAAACCGTGACACAGGACTCGGCGCGTCTGGTCATGACCGGCCAGGCGCAGAACGCCAAATACACCAAGGAGCAGTTCAAGGACATCGTTTGCGCCAGGCTGGTCACGATGTTCGATTGCGCGAATGGTGTCTCGATCGATGTACGGAGCTATCCGGCGTTTGCCGGTGTGAACATCGCCGAACCGATCGATTCTGCGAAGGTCTTTATCGACGACACGAAATACTGCCCCGGCAAGGCGGACGATGTCGTCGTGGTGCGGCTGTTCTATCCATGGCCGGTGTTCGTCACCGGGCTCGGCTTCGATCTGAAGAACCTTGCCAACGGCAAGCGTCTTCTGACTGCCACCGCTGCATTCCAGAACGAGCCGTTTCCGACCCCCGGTGCTACCTGCTCATGA
- a CDS encoding TadE/TadG family type IV pilus assembly protein has translation MPSSIWLLRLRRHVAALRRNNSGLAAVEFAMIIPLMAMLFLGTYEFSAGVAIDRKVTIMARTLSDLTSQNTEVTDDKLTNFFNAGKVIMTPYSSSSTTLQATISELYINPDTLKARVQWSKGAEAHSDGNIIEIPDALKIGDTYLIYSEVKYKYVPSVAWFINKVSGITLSDVSYTRPRQGLCVKYKTTDCTKK, from the coding sequence ATGCCGTCATCGATTTGGCTGTTGCGCCTGCGGCGCCACGTTGCCGCTCTGCGCAGGAACAACAGCGGTCTCGCGGCGGTCGAATTCGCCATGATCATCCCGCTCATGGCTATGCTTTTCCTTGGAACTTACGAGTTTTCCGCGGGCGTTGCCATCGATCGCAAGGTGACGATCATGGCGCGCACACTCTCGGACCTGACGTCGCAGAACACCGAGGTCACCGACGACAAGTTGACCAACTTCTTTAATGCCGGCAAGGTGATCATGACGCCCTATTCGTCTTCGTCGACCACGCTGCAGGCGACGATCAGCGAACTGTATATCAATCCAGACACGCTGAAGGCGCGGGTGCAGTGGAGCAAGGGCGCCGAAGCGCATTCGGACGGCAACATCATCGAGATCCCGGATGCTCTGAAGATTGGCGACACCTACCTGATCTACAGCGAGGTGAAGTACAAATACGTGCCCAGCGTCGCCTGGTTCATCAACAAGGTGAGCGGCATCACGCTGAGCGACGTCTCCTACACCCGTCCGCGCCAGGGGCTTTGCGTAAAGTACAAGACGACGGACTGCACCAAGAAGTGA
- a CDS encoding cold-shock protein: MSMGTVKWFNATKGYGFIQPDDGGNDVFVHISAVERAGLGTLREGQKISYEIVADRRSGKSSADNLRAAG, encoded by the coding sequence GTGAGCATGGGAACCGTGAAGTGGTTTAACGCTACCAAGGGCTATGGCTTCATCCAGCCGGATGACGGCGGCAATGACGTGTTCGTGCACATCAGCGCTGTCGAGCGTGCCGGCCTCGGAACGTTGCGTGAAGGCCAGAAGATCTCCTACGAAATCGTGGCAGATCGCCGCTCTGGCAAATCTTCGGCCGACAATCTGCGTGCCGCCGGATAA
- the infA gene encoding translation initiation factor IF-1 — protein MAKEELIQFEGLVTEILPDARYRVQLDAGHEIVAYTAGKMKKNRIKTLAGDRVTIEMSPYDLEKGRLIFRHKDERPSTGAPRGAPPRGGQFRRR, from the coding sequence ATGGCTAAAGAAGAGCTGATCCAGTTCGAAGGACTGGTGACCGAAATCCTCCCCGACGCGCGCTATCGCGTGCAGCTCGATGCCGGACACGAGATTGTTGCCTATACCGCGGGCAAGATGAAGAAGAACCGGATCAAGACGCTGGCAGGCGATCGCGTGACGATCGAGATGTCGCCATACGATCTGGAGAAGGGTCGCCTGATCTTCCGACACAAGGACGAGCGCCCGTCGACGGGCGCCCCGCGTGGCGCGCCGCCGCGCGGCGGCCAGTTCCGCCGCCGGTAA
- a CDS encoding DEAD/DEAH box helicase codes for MERTTLLTSFQDFGLADPISRALKEENYQTPTPIQAQTVPIALTGRDVVGIAQTGTGKTAAFALPILHRILENRIRPQPKSCRVLVLSPTRELSGQILDSFNAYGRHIRLTSALAIGGVPMGRQVRSVMQGVEVMVATPGRLLDLVQSNGLKLNQVEFLVLDEADRMLDMGFINDIRKVVAKLPIKRQTLFFSATMPKDIAELAESMLRDPARVAVTPVASTADRITQRIIQVDFAAKPAVLAQLLKQEPVDRALVFTRTKHGADKVVKVLAKAGINANAIHGNKSQNHRERVLAAFRSGEIRTLVATDIAARGIDVDGISHVVNFDLPNVPETYVHRIGRTARAGAEGVAISLIAGAEEMGYLRDIERLIRIALPREDRRTPGRSDAAPAAPAQHRGGRSAPRAHTVRSNDAGQPSKGPRRRRRGGGNNAPQPNRHEGPRPAQQGGKSQAGHSEGIQGVAFLHRESRPNNQPNRSHRPQR; via the coding sequence ATGGAAAGAACCACCCTTTTGACCTCCTTTCAGGATTTCGGCCTCGCCGATCCCATCTCGCGTGCGCTCAAAGAAGAGAACTACCAAACGCCTACACCCATCCAGGCCCAGACCGTCCCTATCGCGTTGACCGGCCGTGACGTGGTCGGCATCGCCCAGACCGGCACCGGCAAGACCGCAGCCTTTGCGCTGCCGATCCTGCACCGGATCCTGGAGAACCGAATCCGGCCGCAGCCGAAGAGCTGCCGCGTGCTGGTGCTGTCGCCGACCCGCGAGCTGTCAGGCCAGATCCTCGACAGCTTCAACGCCTATGGCCGCCACATCCGCCTGACCTCGGCGCTGGCGATCGGCGGCGTACCGATGGGCCGCCAGGTCCGCTCGGTCATGCAGGGCGTCGAAGTGATGGTGGCGACCCCCGGCCGCCTGCTCGACCTCGTCCAGAGCAACGGGCTGAAGCTGAACCAGGTCGAGTTCCTCGTGCTTGACGAAGCCGACCGCATGCTCGACATGGGCTTCATCAACGACATCCGCAAAGTCGTCGCCAAGCTGCCGATCAAACGGCAGACGCTGTTCTTCTCGGCCACCATGCCGAAGGATATCGCGGAACTCGCCGAATCCATGCTGCGCGACCCTGCACGGGTGGCGGTGACGCCGGTGGCCTCGACGGCCGACCGGATCACCCAGCGCATCATCCAGGTCGATTTCGCGGCCAAGCCAGCGGTGCTGGCGCAGCTTTTGAAGCAGGAACCGGTCGACCGTGCGCTGGTCTTCACCCGCACTAAGCACGGGGCCGACAAGGTGGTGAAGGTGCTGGCCAAGGCCGGTATCAACGCCAACGCCATTCACGGCAACAAGTCGCAGAACCACCGGGAACGCGTGCTGGCGGCGTTCCGCTCCGGCGAGATCCGCACGTTGGTCGCCACCGACATTGCCGCGCGCGGCATCGACGTTGACGGCATCAGCCATGTCGTGAATTTCGACCTGCCCAACGTTCCCGAAACCTATGTCCATCGCATCGGCCGCACCGCGCGTGCCGGCGCCGAGGGCGTGGCGATCTCGCTGATCGCTGGCGCCGAGGAAATGGGCTATCTGCGCGACATCGAGCGGCTAATTCGCATCGCGCTGCCGCGGGAAGACCGCCGCACGCCGGGCAGAAGCGACGCCGCGCCTGCCGCGCCTGCCCAACACCGGGGTGGACGCTCGGCGCCACGTGCCCACACCGTGAGGTCCAATGACGCGGGCCAGCCTTCAAAAGGCCCTCGCCGACGCCGCCGCGGTGGTGGTAATAATGCGCCGCAGCCGAACCGGCATGAAGGGCCGCGTCCGGCGCAGCAGGGCGGCAAGAGCCAGGCCGGCCACAGCGAAGGCATTCAAGGCGTCGCCTTCTTGCATCGCGAGAGCCGTCCGAATAATCAACCGAACCGTAGCCACCGACCGCAGCGCTAG
- the urtA gene encoding urea ABC transporter substrate-binding protein codes for MLTKLIHDMATVSRRRWLAATAGLVLGLAAFSNAKAQETIKVGVLHSLSGTMAISETTLKDTILFLIDEQNKKGGVLGKKLEAVVVDPASNWPLFAEKARELITKDKVSVVFGCWTSVSRKSVLPVFKELNSILFYPVQYEGEESERNVFYTGAAPNQQAIPAVDYLMKDEKVKRWVLAGTDYVYPRTTNKILEAYLKSKGVKQEDIMINYTPFGHSDWQTIVADIKKFGSAGKKTAVVSTINGDANVPFYKELGNQGIKATDIPVVAFSVGEEELAGIDTKPLLGHLAAWNYFQSIKSPENEKFIKAWQAYTKNPKRVTNDPMEAHVIGFEMWVKAVEKVKSTDPDKVIDALPGIEAKNLTGGTSKMLPNHHITKPVFIGEIKANGQFDVVWKTPGLVAGDAWSKELEGSKDLIGDWVGKKCGNYNTKTNKCGGQGS; via the coding sequence ATGCTTACAAAATTGATTCACGATATGGCGACGGTGAGCCGCCGCCGCTGGCTGGCGGCCACCGCCGGCCTGGTTTTGGGCTTGGCTGCATTCTCGAACGCCAAGGCCCAGGAGACCATCAAGGTCGGCGTCCTGCACTCGCTCTCCGGCACCATGGCCATCAGCGAAACCACGCTGAAGGACACGATTCTCTTCCTGATCGACGAGCAGAACAAGAAGGGCGGCGTGCTCGGCAAGAAGCTCGAGGCCGTCGTGGTCGACCCCGCCTCGAACTGGCCGCTGTTTGCCGAAAAGGCCCGCGAGCTGATCACCAAGGATAAGGTTTCGGTCGTGTTTGGCTGCTGGACCTCGGTGTCCCGCAAGTCCGTGCTCCCGGTGTTCAAGGAGCTGAACTCGATCCTGTTCTACCCCGTGCAATACGAGGGTGAGGAGAGCGAGCGCAACGTGTTCTACACCGGCGCTGCGCCGAACCAGCAGGCGATCCCCGCCGTCGACTATTTGATGAAGGACGAGAAGGTGAAGCGCTGGGTGCTGGCCGGCACCGACTACGTCTATCCGCGCACCACCAACAAGATCCTCGAAGCCTACTTGAAGTCGAAGGGCGTCAAGCAGGAAGACATTATGATCAACTACACGCCGTTTGGTCATAGTGATTGGCAGACGATCGTGGCCGACATCAAGAAGTTCGGCTCGGCCGGCAAGAAGACTGCCGTCGTCTCCACCATCAACGGCGACGCCAACGTTCCCTTCTACAAGGAACTCGGCAACCAGGGCATCAAGGCGACCGACATTCCGGTGGTCGCGTTCTCGGTCGGTGAAGAAGAGCTCGCAGGCATCGACACCAAGCCATTGCTCGGCCATCTCGCCGCCTGGAACTACTTCCAGTCGATCAAGTCGCCGGAGAACGAGAAGTTCATAAAGGCCTGGCAGGCCTACACCAAGAATCCGAAGCGCGTGACCAACGATCCGATGGAAGCGCACGTCATCGGCTTCGAAATGTGGGTGAAGGCGGTCGAGAAGGTGAAGTCCACCGATCCGGACAAGGTGATCGATGCGCTCCCCGGCATCGAAGCCAAGAACCTGACCGGCGGCACCTCCAAGATGCTGCCTAACCATCACATCACCAAGCCGGTGTTCATTGGCGAAATCAAAGCCAACGGCCAGTTCGACGTGGTGTGGAAGACCCCGGGCCTTGTCGCTGGCGACGCCTGGTCGAAGGAGCTCGAGGGCTCCAAGG